The following proteins are encoded in a genomic region of Bacteroidales bacterium:
- a CDS encoding RNA-binding transcriptional accessory protein, which yields MIQKISQQLNLQTSQVENTLELLEGGATIPFIARYRKERTNQLDEVQIKAIRDLHEQFTVLEKRKTSILESLQENGHLNPELEQKIKQTDNLSELEDIYLPYKPKRRTRATIAIEKGLEPLAKILMAQNHPNIEEAASRYVKKDVADKNEALQGAMDIVAEWMNENASIRKRMRRLFEREAQITSKVVKTKIEEAQKFEMYFDWAENIRTIPSHRLLAILRGQNEEFLKVHIQPEQEKAIEMLERYFIKSHSTTAEYLSKTIKDCYSRLLKPSLENELTKAAKEKADTQAIKIFATNLRQLLMGSPMRNKRVLAIDPGFRTGCKLVCLDESGNLLHNETIYPHPPQNQSKQSIHKINQLVNMYKLDVIAIGNGTAGRETDNLIRRIRFSRSVKSIMVNENGASVYSASSVAREEFPEYDITVRGAVSIGRRLIDPLAELVKIEPKAIGVGQYQHDVDQGLLNKSLDEEVMSCVNAVGVDLNTASKQLLTYVSGVGPTLAENILAYRKEKGSFKNRKELLKIKRFGDKAFEQSAGFFRINNGDNLLDASAVHPESYAIVKKMAKDLKVPLNKLIGNKLLIDQINLENYQTKSIGLATLKDIKKELLKPGIDPREDFKVWEFDPTIKHIEDLKSGMILPGIVTNITAFGAFVDVGVHQDGLVHKSQMAKAYVSDPNQFAHLGQKLKVKVLDVDTTRKRIQFSMLID from the coding sequence CGTACTAATCAACTTGATGAAGTTCAAATTAAAGCTATTCGCGATTTGCACGAGCAATTTACAGTGCTAGAAAAAAGAAAAACCAGCATTTTAGAAAGTTTGCAAGAAAACGGACATCTCAACCCTGAACTTGAGCAAAAGATAAAGCAAACTGACAATCTTAGCGAGCTGGAAGATATTTATTTGCCTTATAAACCCAAACGCAGAACACGTGCTACTATTGCTATCGAAAAAGGATTAGAGCCTTTAGCCAAAATTCTAATGGCGCAAAACCATCCCAATATTGAAGAAGCAGCGAGTCGGTATGTGAAGAAAGACGTTGCAGATAAAAATGAGGCTTTGCAAGGTGCTATGGATATTGTGGCAGAATGGATGAATGAAAATGCTTCGATTCGAAAACGAATGCGCAGACTTTTTGAAAGAGAAGCACAAATCACTTCCAAAGTGGTAAAAACAAAAATAGAAGAGGCTCAAAAGTTTGAAATGTATTTCGATTGGGCAGAAAATATTCGTACAATTCCTTCGCATCGATTATTAGCTATTTTGCGTGGTCAAAACGAAGAGTTTTTAAAAGTGCATATTCAACCCGAACAGGAAAAAGCAATAGAAATGCTTGAGCGCTATTTTATAAAATCGCATTCCACAACGGCTGAATATCTCTCAAAAACCATCAAAGATTGCTATTCACGATTACTAAAACCATCGCTAGAAAATGAGCTGACAAAAGCAGCCAAAGAAAAAGCTGATACACAAGCCATCAAAATCTTTGCTACCAACCTTCGTCAATTATTGATGGGATCGCCTATGCGAAACAAAAGAGTTTTAGCGATTGATCCTGGATTTAGAACAGGTTGCAAATTGGTCTGTCTTGATGAGTCAGGCAATCTGTTGCATAACGAAACTATTTATCCACATCCTCCTCAAAACCAAAGCAAGCAGTCTATTCATAAAATCAACCAGCTTGTAAATATGTATAAGTTGGATGTAATTGCCATTGGAAATGGGACTGCGGGTCGCGAAACGGATAATCTAATAAGACGCATTCGCTTCAGTCGCTCTGTAAAATCGATAATGGTAAACGAAAATGGAGCTTCGGTATATTCCGCCTCATCAGTAGCTCGTGAAGAATTCCCTGAATACGATATTACTGTTCGAGGTGCCGTTTCTATCGGCCGAAGGCTTATTGATCCTTTAGCAGAATTGGTAAAAATTGAGCCCAAAGCTATAGGCGTTGGGCAATACCAACACGATGTTGATCAAGGTCTTTTAAATAAAAGCTTAGACGAAGAAGTAATGAGTTGTGTTAATGCTGTTGGTGTTGATTTAAATACGGCAAGCAAGCAATTACTGACTTATGTTTCGGGTGTTGGCCCTACCCTAGCAGAAAACATTTTAGCTTATCGAAAAGAAAAAGGAAGTTTTAAAAACCGCAAAGAGCTCTTAAAAATAAAACGCTTTGGAGATAAAGCCTTTGAACAATCGGCCGGATTCTTCCGTATCAATAATGGAGATAATCTTTTAGATGCAAGTGCCGTTCACCCTGAATCCTATGCTATTGTTAAAAAGATGGCTAAAGATTTGAAAGTTCCTCTTAATAAATTAATTGGAAATAAGCTATTGATTGATCAAATAAATCTCGAGAACTATCAAACAAAAAGCATTGGTTTAGCCACCCTAAAAGATATCAAAAAAGAACTTTTAAAACCCGGCATCGATCCGCGCGAGGATTTTAAAGTTTGGGAATTTGATCCAACAATCAAACATATTGAAGATTTAAAAAGCGGTATGATTCTGCCCGGTATTGTGACAAATATTACTGCTTTCGGAGCTTTTGTTGATGTTGGTGTTCACCAAGACGGTTTAGTACACAAGAGCCAGATGGCCAAAGCCTATGTTAGCGATCCCAACCAATTTGCCCATTTGGGGCAGAAATTAAAAGTAAAAGTATTGGATGTTGATACTACGCGTAAACGCATACAGTTCAGCATGTTAATAGACT